One segment of Schistocerca cancellata isolate TAMUIC-IGC-003103 chromosome 2, iqSchCanc2.1, whole genome shotgun sequence DNA contains the following:
- the LOC126162280 gene encoding uncharacterized protein LOC126162280 isoform X3: protein MKISLLLVIAALVAVAEVCGQPVESVSGPLEEIQRWKRDDTDKETICVSADNKFYLYANSVKLYTCYSQVPKVYVVKPKSQCPSSLSDCPPS, encoded by the exons ATGAAGATTTCTCTGTTGCTTGTTATTG CAGCACTCGTCGCTGTGGCGGAGGTGTGCGGTCAGCCGGTGGAATCGGTATCTGGGCCACTGGAAGAAATTCAAAGATGGAAGAGGGACGACACAGACAAGGAGACCATATGCGTCTCGGCAGACAACAAGTTCTACTTGTATGCTAATTCGGTGAAGCTATACACTTGTTACAGCCAGGTCCCGAAAG tttacgtggtgAAACCAAAGTCTCAATGTCCATCATCTCTGTCAGACTGTCCCCCGAGTTAG